In a single window of the Micromonospora sp. WMMD1155 genome:
- a CDS encoding tetratricopeptide repeat protein, producing MSTDPAPDRSAADGYVQRAQLLAELGRHDEAAGELTYGLALQPDDVDALTMLARVQLAARRPAEALTAADRAVAAAPEALPPLVVRAMALADLERYSESAATADRILALGPADAYAQRSAAAILADARNGQPALNAAWRGVELAPDEPQAHLVLSLVAARLDLFDLAERAYREALRLDPRVAEAGHDVGVMRLEQRRWSEALEHVAEAVTISPSRIDSPRTLAYGLHRLVLYGAGWSLVAAVLVAVAAAANGGFSRVLAVLAALTGGIVVWQLAARLPGLTRTVLPAMLHSDRAMALAVYAVAAAPLLLLVYAVVGSPWPLVLAIAVTAVAELAVFTRTAIR from the coding sequence ATGTCCACCGACCCCGCCCCCGACCGGTCCGCCGCCGACGGCTACGTCCAGCGCGCCCAACTCCTCGCCGAACTCGGCCGCCACGACGAGGCGGCCGGTGAACTGACCTACGGGCTGGCGCTCCAGCCGGACGACGTGGATGCCCTCACCATGCTGGCCCGGGTGCAGCTGGCCGCCCGCCGCCCGGCCGAGGCGCTCACCGCCGCCGACAGGGCCGTGGCGGCCGCACCGGAGGCACTGCCACCACTCGTCGTCCGGGCGATGGCGCTGGCCGACCTGGAGCGTTACTCCGAGTCGGCGGCCACCGCCGACCGGATCCTCGCCCTGGGCCCGGCCGACGCGTACGCCCAGCGCAGCGCCGCGGCGATCCTGGCCGACGCTCGCAACGGGCAGCCGGCGCTCAACGCGGCCTGGCGTGGGGTCGAGTTGGCCCCGGACGAGCCGCAGGCGCATCTGGTGCTCAGCCTGGTCGCCGCCCGGCTGGACCTGTTCGACCTGGCGGAGCGGGCCTACCGGGAGGCGCTGCGGCTCGATCCCCGCGTCGCCGAGGCCGGGCACGACGTCGGCGTGATGCGACTGGAGCAGCGTCGCTGGTCGGAGGCGTTGGAGCACGTCGCCGAGGCGGTCACGATCAGCCCGAGCCGGATCGACTCGCCGCGGACCCTCGCGTACGGACTGCACCGCCTGGTGCTCTACGGCGCGGGTTGGTCGCTGGTGGCGGCGGTGCTGGTCGCGGTCGCGGCTGCGGCGAACGGCGGGTTCTCCCGGGTCCTGGCGGTGCTCGCCGCGCTCACCGGTGGGATCGTCGTCTGGCAGCTCGCGGCCCGGCTGCCGGGGCTCACCCGGACCGTCCTACCGGCCATGCTGCACTCGGACCGGGCGATGGCCCTGGCGGTCTACGCCGTGGCCGCCGCACCGCTGTTGCTGCTGGTGTACGCGGTGGTCGGCTCCCCGTGGCCGCTGGTGCTGGCCATCGCGGTCACGGCGGTGGCCGAGCTGGCCGTCTTCACCAGAACCGCCATCCGCTAA
- a CDS encoding PQQ-binding-like beta-propeller repeat protein, protein MGFPRGRRRLVVVVAALLATAAVAVIVHRVLAPAEVSTPARGDYPAPARPPAGVIGRLPVAPLIVDERLRVYAAHRQVYADRPVDGRYRTSPYWSYRRWPAELTGIVASGSTVVSRWSDGRLVALDARTGGVLWRADGPKPAPSSAVVRRTWAATVWEPRGLRLADLPGGRTVLVVSGDAQARGVELSDGRELWRVDLPGSCRSDVGTSASGQVIALDRCAGPASIEFRDAATGAVRERWRPPGGSSDDLVVTPLGCRTGQSGCLALRTAGPGDAGGRGWLLAGGTPVAAPTLDQAGAVLAGEQAVVVLDGVAVGRSARTGTELWRFDGLGPAARVLAVQPGRVHLLTEENDLVTLNPETGAQLSRFQLNVGSDGTGWVPGAVAATDGYVAMERLRRPVASDADDQRYFLSSEPVILAVS, encoded by the coding sequence ATGGGGTTCCCGAGGGGTCGGCGACGGCTCGTGGTGGTGGTCGCGGCGCTGCTCGCGACCGCTGCCGTCGCGGTCATCGTGCACCGGGTGCTCGCGCCGGCAGAGGTGAGCACGCCGGCGAGAGGCGACTACCCGGCCCCCGCCCGACCGCCCGCCGGAGTGATCGGCCGGCTTCCGGTCGCCCCGTTGATCGTGGACGAGCGGCTGCGGGTGTACGCCGCACACCGTCAGGTCTACGCCGACCGGCCGGTCGACGGGCGGTACCGGACCAGCCCGTACTGGTCCTACCGGCGTTGGCCGGCGGAGTTGACCGGCATCGTGGCCAGCGGCAGTACGGTGGTCAGCCGGTGGTCCGACGGCCGACTGGTCGCACTAGACGCCCGGACCGGCGGGGTGCTCTGGCGAGCCGACGGTCCGAAGCCCGCCCCGAGTTCCGCTGTGGTGCGCCGTACCTGGGCGGCCACCGTCTGGGAGCCGCGCGGCCTCCGACTCGCCGATCTTCCGGGCGGCCGGACGGTGCTGGTGGTCAGCGGGGACGCCCAGGCGCGCGGTGTCGAGCTGAGCGACGGTCGGGAACTGTGGCGGGTCGACCTGCCGGGCAGTTGTCGTAGCGACGTCGGGACCAGCGCCTCCGGTCAGGTGATCGCTCTGGACAGGTGCGCCGGGCCGGCCAGCATCGAGTTCCGGGACGCGGCTACCGGAGCGGTGCGCGAGCGGTGGCGACCGCCGGGCGGCTCCTCCGACGACTTGGTGGTGACGCCGCTCGGCTGCCGTACCGGCCAGTCGGGCTGCCTGGCCCTGCGGACCGCCGGTCCTGGCGACGCGGGCGGCCGGGGCTGGTTGCTGGCCGGCGGCACGCCGGTCGCTGCCCCCACCTTGGACCAGGCCGGTGCCGTGCTCGCCGGCGAGCAGGCCGTCGTCGTGCTCGACGGGGTTGCGGTGGGCCGCTCGGCGCGGACGGGCACGGAGCTGTGGCGGTTCGACGGTCTCGGCCCGGCGGCCCGGGTGCTCGCCGTTCAGCCCGGTCGGGTGCACCTGCTGACCGAGGAGAACGACCTGGTGACACTGAACCCGGAGACCGGTGCGCAACTGTCCCGCTTCCAGCTGAACGTCGGCTCGGACGGCACCGGCTGGGTGCCGGGGGCGGTGGCCGCCACAGATGGGTACGTGGCGATGGAACGACTCCGGCGGCCGGTCGCGTCGGATGCCGACGACCAGCGGTACTTCCTGTCGTCCGAACCGGTGATCCTGGCGGTGAGCTGA
- a CDS encoding Ig-like domain-containing protein: MRFPRRTVATVAALLVLLGGLVALPAQPASAALVRTFTPRFQESERGDVVFAGNTLVTCSTPAGPCATAQTGTTANNNDFTARYVDVDSVAATTNSSSAALTVPTGATVLWAGLWWMGSAASGDTGRASIRLAPPGRSYTTLQGQVSTGKVATNGGVAYSAFAEVTALVTGSGTYTVGGLTTTLGANARGGWALVAAIRDPAQPLRNLAVFDGYAEISAAAADARVTTTVSGFRTPSSGAVTARIGAIASEGDAGLTGDGISFNGVALNDALNPATNFFNSSITRLGSRVTAKNPNYVNQLGFDIDYVAAPAGSIGNAQTSATVAFSTGGESYEPMALFTAIDILEPDVIATKAVSRVGGGSRVEPGDQLEYTVSVTSSGNENATTVQLADAIPAATTYVPGSLIVNGVSRTDAAGDDQAGYVAASNRVLANLGTGATAAAGGTLVTGAVNTVRFRVRVVDSPAPGVTVANQASISYGSPTSNTIYTELTDDPAAAGVGDPTRTDINDSPQAQAVQVGTAEDTALTFTLRDYVVEPDGDEVAFTVTPTPSAQGTLTCASSGACTYTPAPNVTGSVGFSYTVSDPSGRSASAAGTITVTAVNDPPVAVADRAATAGTAPVAVEVLANDTDVDGDPLSVVPATGATGHGSFVCDSVRCTYTAGAGFTGEDTFEYTVRDPGDGRATGRVTVAVSPAAGSGLSISAPETAALPTVRVGAPTVNGVLGPVVVTDDRGAQSGGWTATVSITSFTGGGGGVVVPGASVTYSSGPAVQTIGTGTFLPQPGAALDTSQIAARWTGGTGPNEVMWSPSLTVALDPSLVSGAYQATIVHSVA, translated from the coding sequence ATGCGGTTTCCCCGACGAACGGTGGCCACGGTCGCCGCCCTGCTCGTGCTACTCGGCGGTCTGGTGGCCCTGCCCGCACAGCCCGCGTCGGCGGCGCTGGTCCGGACGTTCACCCCGCGCTTCCAGGAGAGTGAGCGCGGGGACGTCGTCTTCGCCGGCAACACCCTGGTGACCTGCTCGACGCCGGCCGGCCCCTGTGCCACCGCGCAGACCGGCACCACTGCCAACAACAACGACTTCACCGCCCGCTACGTGGACGTGGACAGCGTCGCCGCGACGACCAACTCCAGCAGTGCCGCACTGACCGTGCCCACCGGAGCGACAGTGCTCTGGGCCGGTCTCTGGTGGATGGGCAGCGCCGCGAGCGGTGACACCGGACGCGCGAGCATCCGGCTCGCTCCTCCCGGTCGGTCGTACACCACCCTCCAGGGGCAGGTCAGCACCGGCAAGGTGGCCACCAACGGTGGGGTCGCGTACTCGGCGTTCGCCGAGGTGACCGCATTGGTCACCGGCAGCGGCACCTACACGGTCGGCGGCCTGACCACCACGTTGGGCGCCAACGCGCGCGGCGGGTGGGCCCTGGTCGCCGCGATCCGCGACCCCGCCCAGCCGCTTCGCAACCTGGCGGTCTTCGACGGGTACGCCGAGATCAGCGCCGCCGCGGCCGACGCCCGGGTGACCACCACCGTCTCCGGCTTCCGGACCCCCAGCTCGGGCGCTGTGACGGCGCGCATCGGGGCGATCGCCTCGGAGGGGGACGCCGGACTGACCGGGGACGGGATCTCGTTCAACGGTGTCGCGTTGAACGACGCCCTGAACCCGGCCACCAACTTCTTCAACAGCTCGATCACGCGGCTCGGCTCCCGGGTGACCGCGAAGAACCCGAACTACGTCAACCAGCTCGGCTTCGACATCGACTACGTCGCAGCGCCGGCCGGCTCGATCGGCAACGCCCAGACCTCCGCCACCGTGGCGTTCAGCACCGGTGGTGAGTCGTACGAGCCGATGGCGCTCTTCACCGCGATCGACATCCTGGAACCGGACGTCATCGCCACGAAGGCGGTCAGCCGGGTGGGCGGCGGGAGTCGCGTCGAGCCCGGCGACCAACTCGAGTACACGGTCTCGGTCACCTCGAGCGGCAACGAGAACGCCACCACTGTGCAACTCGCCGACGCCATCCCGGCGGCCACCACGTATGTGCCGGGGTCGTTGATTGTCAACGGCGTCAGCCGTACCGACGCGGCCGGAGACGACCAGGCCGGCTATGTAGCGGCCAGCAACCGGGTGCTGGCGAACCTCGGCACCGGGGCGACGGCCGCGGCGGGCGGCACGTTGGTCACGGGCGCGGTGAACACGGTGCGTTTCCGCGTCCGGGTCGTGGACTCGCCGGCACCGGGTGTGACAGTGGCCAACCAGGCGAGCATCAGCTACGGGTCACCGACGTCGAACACCATCTACACGGAGCTCACCGACGACCCGGCGGCGGCCGGGGTCGGGGATCCCACCCGGACCGACATCAACGACAGCCCTCAGGCGCAGGCGGTCCAGGTCGGCACGGCCGAGGACACCGCACTCACCTTCACCCTGCGCGACTACGTGGTGGAACCGGACGGGGACGAGGTCGCCTTCACCGTCACGCCGACGCCGTCCGCGCAGGGGACGTTGACCTGTGCGTCCTCCGGCGCCTGCACCTACACTCCGGCGCCGAACGTCACCGGATCGGTGGGCTTCAGCTACACCGTCTCCGACCCGTCCGGGCGGTCCGCCTCGGCGGCCGGCACCATCACCGTCACCGCCGTCAACGACCCGCCGGTGGCGGTGGCCGATCGTGCGGCCACGGCGGGCACGGCGCCGGTCGCGGTGGAGGTGCTGGCCAACGACACCGATGTGGACGGCGACCCGCTCTCCGTGGTGCCGGCGACCGGAGCCACGGGCCACGGCAGCTTCGTGTGCGACTCCGTGCGATGCACGTACACCGCGGGGGCGGGCTTCACCGGCGAGGACACCTTCGAGTACACGGTCCGCGACCCGGGTGACGGCCGGGCGACGGGGCGGGTCACGGTGGCGGTCAGCCCGGCGGCGGGTTCCGGCCTCTCGATCAGCGCACCGGAGACCGCGGCGCTGCCCACGGTTCGGGTGGGTGCCCCGACGGTCAACGGGGTGCTCGGTCCGGTCGTGGTCACCGATGATCGCGGCGCGCAGTCCGGTGGTTGGACGGCGACGGTCTCGATCACCAGCTTCACGGGCGGCGGCGGTGGGGTGGTGGTGCCGGGCGCCTCGGTGACGTACTCCTCAGGCCCCGCGGTGCAGACCATCGGCACCGGGACCTTCCTGCCGCAGCCCGGCGCGGCTCTGGACACCTCGCAGATCGCCGCACGGTGGACCGGGGGCACCGGCCCGAACGAGGTGATGTGGAGTCCGAGCCTCACCGTGGCATTGGATCCGTCGCTGGTCAGCGGCGCGTACCAGGCGACGATCGTGCACTCGGTCGCCTAA
- a CDS encoding LPXTG cell wall anchor domain-containing protein: MPYRRLSAIPVAGKLILVAFVVLAAALLVPGAPSAVGQSSSRAAAPTAGTGVVFEVRPAPTTAPPTQPPTPSAHPTETARPQPPTRSPHHGGELPVTGAGPSLLVLLLLGAALVIGGVLLRRRRSAG; the protein is encoded by the coding sequence ATGCCGTACCGACGACTTTCCGCGATCCCGGTCGCCGGCAAGCTGATCCTGGTCGCGTTCGTCGTCCTCGCGGCTGCCCTCCTCGTGCCGGGTGCCCCGAGTGCCGTCGGCCAGTCGTCGAGCAGGGCGGCTGCGCCGACCGCCGGCACCGGAGTCGTCTTCGAGGTGCGCCCGGCGCCGACCACGGCCCCTCCCACGCAGCCGCCCACCCCGTCGGCGCACCCCACCGAGACAGCCCGGCCGCAGCCGCCGACCCGCTCGCCGCACCACGGTGGTGAACTGCCGGTCACCGGGGCGGGGCCGTCGCTCCTCGTCCTGCTCCTGCTGGGAGCGGCGCTCGTAATCGGCGGCGTGCTGCTGCGGCGACGCCGATCGGCCGGTTAG
- a CDS encoding cupin domain-containing protein — translation MPYYRSVGDVPRKRHTQFRQPDGTLYAEELMGQEGFSSDSSLLYHRHAPTAILAADEFAPPTFTRTPNLPLKPRHLRTHKLDTGGSDPVLGRQYLLANDDVRIGYVLADRPSPLFRDATGDHCLYVESGTLRVESPFGVLDAVAGDYVIIPTSTIHRLVPTGDQPVRLLTVEASGHIGPPKRYLSVRGQFLEHSPYCERDVRGPDTPLLVDGEEVEVLVRHRRGWTRYVYAQHPFDVVGWDGHLYPWAFSIHDFEPITGRIHQPPPVHQTFQGPNFVICSFVPRKVDYHPDSIPVPYNHHNVDSDEMLFYTGGNYEARRGSGIEQGSISLHPSGFTHGPQPGAAERSIGADYFDELAVMVDTFRPLDLCDAAGACEDEGYAWTWARSV, via the coding sequence ATGCCGTACTACCGCAGCGTCGGCGACGTGCCGCGCAAGCGCCACACCCAGTTCCGTCAGCCCGACGGGACGCTCTACGCCGAGGAGCTGATGGGCCAGGAGGGCTTCTCCTCCGACTCGTCGCTGCTCTACCACCGGCACGCGCCCACCGCGATCCTGGCCGCCGACGAGTTCGCCCCGCCCACGTTCACCCGGACGCCGAACCTGCCGCTCAAGCCCCGTCACCTGCGCACCCACAAGCTGGACACCGGCGGCTCCGATCCCGTCCTCGGCCGGCAGTACCTGCTCGCCAACGACGACGTCCGCATCGGGTACGTCCTCGCCGACCGGCCCTCACCGCTGTTCCGCGACGCCACCGGCGATCACTGCCTCTACGTCGAGTCGGGCACCCTGCGGGTCGAGTCCCCCTTCGGGGTGCTGGACGCGGTCGCCGGCGACTACGTCATCATCCCCACCTCGACCATCCACCGGCTGGTGCCCACCGGCGACCAGCCCGTCCGCCTGCTCACCGTCGAGGCGTCCGGGCACATCGGCCCGCCCAAGCGCTACCTCTCCGTACGCGGCCAGTTCCTGGAGCACTCGCCCTACTGCGAGCGCGACGTCCGCGGCCCGGACACCCCCCTGCTCGTCGACGGCGAGGAGGTGGAGGTGCTGGTCCGCCACCGACGGGGTTGGACCCGCTACGTCTACGCCCAGCACCCGTTCGACGTGGTGGGCTGGGACGGGCACCTCTACCCGTGGGCGTTCTCCATCCACGACTTCGAGCCGATCACCGGCCGCATCCACCAGCCCCCGCCGGTGCACCAGACCTTCCAGGGCCCCAACTTCGTCATCTGCTCGTTCGTGCCCCGCAAGGTCGACTACCACCCGGACTCGATCCCGGTGCCGTACAACCACCACAACGTCGACTCCGACGAGATGCTCTTCTACACCGGCGGCAACTACGAGGCGCGGCGCGGCTCCGGCATCGAGCAGGGCTCGATCTCCCTGCACCCGTCCGGTTTCACCCACGGCCCCCAGCCGGGTGCGGCCGAGCGTTCCATCGGTGCCGACTACTTCGACGAGCTGGCCGTCATGGTCGACACCTTCCGTCCCCTCGACCTCTGCGATGCCGCAGGCGCCTGCGAGGACGAGGGGTACGCCTGGACGTGGGCGCGTTCGGTCTAG
- a CDS encoding DUF397 domain-containing protein, producing the protein MHDLAGAIWRTSSRSNDQGLCVEVADNLVDVHGLVAVRDSKDQAGPTLAVSPPGWTAFIGAIRAGRFER; encoded by the coding sequence ATGCACGATCTTGCGGGCGCGATCTGGCGTACCAGTAGCCGTTCCAACGACCAGGGGCTCTGCGTGGAGGTGGCGGACAACCTGGTCGACGTCCACGGTCTGGTAGCGGTCCGCGACTCCAAGGACCAGGCCGGCCCCACACTCGCGGTCAGCCCGCCGGGGTGGACAGCCTTCATCGGCGCGATTCGGGCTGGTCGCTTCGAGCGCTGA
- a CDS encoding SRPBCC family protein has protein sequence MSTVAVTRIIEAHAVDVWRLLTDLPGRAARLSATGPIEVLTPGPFGPGTAWREERAQPDGGALSEEFLVVEALAPQRLVLVSSGAGVDYRITWTLRPVRRRRRGCTAITVAQEAVPTDPYGRVVALLLGGLAARAVEVALRRDLADLAAAASVGTSLEAA, from the coding sequence ATGTCGACGGTGGCGGTTACCAGAATCATCGAGGCGCACGCTGTCGATGTCTGGCGTCTGCTGACCGACCTGCCCGGCCGTGCGGCCCGGCTGAGCGCGACCGGCCCGATCGAGGTGCTCACCCCGGGGCCGTTCGGCCCGGGCACCGCCTGGCGCGAGGAGCGCGCCCAACCCGACGGCGGTGCCCTCAGCGAGGAGTTCCTGGTGGTGGAGGCACTCGCTCCGCAGCGGCTGGTGCTGGTCTCCTCCGGTGCCGGCGTCGACTACCGGATCACCTGGACCCTGCGTCCGGTCCGCCGTCGCCGCCGGGGCTGCACGGCGATCACCGTCGCTCAGGAGGCGGTGCCGACCGATCCGTACGGCCGGGTGGTGGCGCTGTTGCTCGGTGGCCTCGCCGCGCGGGCGGTCGAGGTGGCGCTGCGGCGCGATCTCGCCGACCTGGCCGCGGCGGCGAGCGTCGGCACCTCACTCGAAGCCGCCTGA
- the fahA gene encoding fumarylacetoacetase, which produces MTWVTGAEGSPYGVTNLPYGVFRTDGGQPRIGVRIGSWVFDLAAAEAADLVLAAGALCRPTLNDFMALGRPQWMATRQRIIELLTDPAHRAAVEPLLVPLADVELLLPIEVADYVDFYSSEHHASNVGQIFRPGQPPLLPNWKHLPIGYHGRAGTVVVSGTPVIRPTGQRPSPDGPVTGPSVRLDIEAEVGFVVGVPSPLGQRVAVDDFADHVFGVVLVNDWSARDIQAWEYQPLGPFLGKSFATSVSAWVTPLDALGGAFVPAPDQDPPVVDYLRDVPHLGLDLRLVVEWNGEPVSEPPFATMYWTPAQQLAHLTVNGASLRTGDLYASGTVSGPDRSQVGSFLELTWGGAEPVKVGDETRTFLADGDTVTITATAPGPDGTTIALGEVTGTVRPAV; this is translated from the coding sequence ATGACCTGGGTGACCGGCGCCGAGGGTTCGCCGTACGGGGTGACGAACCTGCCGTACGGGGTGTTCCGGACCGACGGGGGGCAGCCCCGGATCGGCGTACGGATCGGGTCGTGGGTGTTCGACCTGGCCGCGGCGGAGGCCGCGGACCTGGTGCTGGCCGCCGGTGCGCTGTGCCGGCCCACCCTCAACGACTTCATGGCGCTCGGCCGTCCCCAGTGGATGGCGACCCGGCAGCGGATCATCGAGCTGCTGACCGACCCGGCGCACCGGGCCGCGGTGGAACCGCTGCTGGTGCCTCTCGCGGACGTGGAGCTGCTGCTTCCGATCGAAGTGGCCGACTACGTCGACTTCTACTCGTCCGAGCACCACGCCTCCAACGTCGGCCAGATCTTCCGCCCCGGTCAGCCGCCGCTGCTGCCGAACTGGAAGCACCTGCCGATCGGCTACCACGGGCGGGCCGGCACGGTTGTCGTCTCCGGCACGCCGGTGATCCGACCCACCGGGCAGCGCCCCTCCCCGGACGGCCCGGTGACGGGCCCCTCGGTACGCCTCGACATCGAGGCCGAGGTGGGCTTCGTGGTGGGCGTACCCAGTCCGTTGGGTCAGCGGGTCGCCGTCGACGACTTCGCCGACCACGTGTTCGGTGTGGTGCTGGTCAACGACTGGTCGGCCCGGGACATCCAGGCCTGGGAGTACCAGCCGCTCGGGCCGTTCCTCGGCAAGTCGTTCGCCACCTCGGTCTCGGCCTGGGTGACGCCGCTGGACGCGCTCGGCGGCGCCTTCGTCCCCGCTCCCGACCAGGACCCGCCGGTCGTCGACTACCTCCGTGACGTGCCGCACCTGGGCCTGGACCTGCGACTGGTGGTCGAGTGGAACGGCGAGCCGGTCAGTGAGCCGCCGTTCGCCACCATGTACTGGACGCCGGCGCAGCAGTTGGCGCACCTCACCGTCAACGGCGCGTCACTGCGCACCGGCGACCTGTACGCCTCCGGCACCGTCTCCGGCCCGGACCGGTCGCAGGTCGGCTCGTTCCTGGAGTTGACCTGGGGCGGGGCGGAGCCGGTCAAGGTGGGCGACGAGACCCGCACCTTCCTGGCCGACGGCGACACGGTGACCATCACCGCCACCGCCCCCGGCCCGGACGGCACGACCATCGCCCTCGGCGAGGTCACCGGCACGGTTCGTCCGGCCGTCTGA